The following proteins are encoded in a genomic region of Lactiplantibacillus plantarum:
- the yfmF gene encoding EF-P 5-aminopentanol modification-associated protein YfmF, with protein MLQTQLAKGVQLTTVQSHQFKTNQIIINFRAPLARETITQRSLLSNLLETSSRDYPDQRALANALAAMYGAAFGAGVSRKGPTHNLQLAITVANERYLATDQPLTNQAIQFLQQVVLQPLVADGQFDQATFDRQKKNLEAAIMSVADDKQYYAAQQLNTALFADEPAQQVPSYGTASDLAALTAEGLYDYYQMMIQNDQIDIIVTGDVDEAAVLAQWQQAGFEDRLAGRPRPFYQHHNTNQYVEVSEQQALSQAKLNLGYDLPVFYRGNHYYAALVFNELFGGSPLSKLFMNVREKASLAYYASSSLDTFRGVLKVQAGIDGKNHDQVLAIIAAQLTAIQAGDFTDDLVEQLKLGLINDFESSLDSQRTFAVQALIDDLTQQRVTDTEWLRQIQSVTREQIIAVAKMVTLNNGFFLSGVTA; from the coding sequence ATGTTGCAAACTCAGTTAGCAAAAGGGGTCCAATTGACGACGGTTCAGAGTCATCAATTTAAAACCAACCAGATTATTATCAATTTTCGGGCACCGCTTGCACGTGAAACAATTACTCAGCGGTCGCTACTATCGAATTTATTAGAAACAAGTTCTCGTGATTATCCAGATCAGCGAGCGTTAGCCAACGCATTGGCTGCCATGTATGGTGCTGCGTTTGGTGCGGGTGTTAGTCGTAAGGGACCAACGCATAACTTGCAATTAGCCATCACCGTTGCGAATGAACGGTATTTGGCAACGGATCAGCCACTGACAAATCAGGCCATCCAGTTTTTACAACAAGTCGTTTTACAGCCGCTAGTGGCGGACGGTCAGTTTGATCAAGCGACGTTTGACCGCCAAAAAAAGAATTTGGAAGCGGCGATTATGTCGGTCGCTGATGATAAGCAATATTATGCTGCACAGCAGTTAAATACGGCGTTGTTTGCGGACGAACCTGCGCAACAAGTGCCAAGTTACGGTACGGCGAGTGATTTGGCAGCCCTCACTGCGGAAGGTTTGTACGACTATTATCAAATGATGATCCAAAATGATCAAATCGATATTATCGTGACGGGTGACGTTGATGAGGCGGCCGTTTTAGCTCAGTGGCAACAAGCTGGTTTTGAGGATCGACTGGCGGGGCGCCCACGGCCATTTTATCAACATCATAATACAAACCAGTACGTCGAAGTGAGTGAACAACAGGCACTCAGCCAAGCAAAGCTAAATTTAGGTTATGATTTGCCAGTCTTTTATCGTGGCAATCATTATTACGCGGCCTTGGTTTTCAACGAACTATTTGGTGGGTCACCGCTGTCTAAATTGTTTATGAATGTACGTGAAAAGGCGAGTCTGGCTTACTATGCCAGCAGCTCATTGGATACTTTCCGTGGGGTGCTTAAGGTGCAAGCTGGGATTGATGGCAAAAATCATGACCAAGTGTTAGCAATTATTGCGGCCCAATTAACGGCGATTCAAGCCGGTGATTTTACGGATGATTTAGTTGAACAGCTGAAGCTGGGCTTGATCAACGATTTTGAGTCCAGTTTGGATAGTCAACGGACATTCGCTGTGCAAGCCTTGATCGATGATTTAACGCAACAACGCGTTACGGATACTGAATGGCTACGGCAGATTCAAAGTGTGACGCGTGAACAGATCATTGCAGTCGCGAAGATGGTGACCCTTAATAATGGGTTCTTCTTGAGTGGGGTAACCGCATGA